Proteins encoded within one genomic window of Pigmentiphaga sp. H8:
- a CDS encoding MOSC domain-containing protein produces the protein MSISISGLYIYPIKSCGGIALERSAIGMAGLHNDRRWMVVDADGVFLTQRSHPAMARVRTELRDGYLIATAPGQPRLDIPVDVIEDDDSVRTRVTVWRDEVDAVDEGDLAAQWFGALLGTPCRLVKVHPQSHRLASVDRIDRWLAGHPAVEGFARQHVFAFADGYPILVANEGSLIELNEKLAARGEAPVGMDRFRPNVVLSEFGAFDEDYTVLVAIGDIRMALVKPCVRCEIPNTDQFTGARAAEPMSTLTTFRNQPGGGVTFGMNAIVSAPLGAVLEVGDRAEVLLDF, from the coding sequence ATGTCCATTTCCATCTCCGGCCTCTACATCTATCCCATCAAGTCCTGCGGCGGCATTGCGCTGGAACGTTCCGCCATCGGCATGGCCGGCCTGCACAACGACCGCCGGTGGATGGTGGTCGATGCCGATGGCGTCTTCCTTACGCAGCGCAGCCATCCGGCCATGGCCAGGGTCCGCACCGAGCTGCGCGACGGCTACCTGATCGCGACCGCGCCCGGGCAGCCGCGCCTGGACATTCCGGTCGACGTGATCGAAGACGATGACAGCGTGCGCACGCGGGTCACGGTCTGGCGCGACGAGGTCGACGCCGTGGACGAAGGCGATCTGGCCGCCCAGTGGTTCGGCGCGCTGCTGGGCACGCCGTGCCGGCTGGTCAAGGTCCATCCGCAATCGCATCGGCTGGCCAGTGTGGACCGGATCGACCGCTGGCTGGCCGGGCATCCCGCGGTGGAGGGCTTTGCCCGCCAGCATGTCTTCGCGTTCGCCGACGGCTATCCCATCCTGGTGGCCAACGAGGGATCGCTGATCGAACTGAACGAGAAGCTGGCCGCCAGGGGCGAGGCGCCTGTCGGCATGGACCGGTTCCGGCCCAACGTGGTGCTGAGCGAATTCGGGGCCTTCGACGAGGACTACACCGTGCTCGTGGCCATCGGCGATATCCGGATGGCACTGGTCAAGCCCTGCGTGCGCTGCGAGATCCCCAATACCGATCAGTTCACCGGCGCGCGGGCGGCCGAGCCGATGTCCACGCTCACGACCTTCCGCAACCAGCCCGGCGGCGGCGTCACTTTCGGGATGAACGCCATCGTCAGCGCGCCGCTGGGAGCGGTGCTGGAGGTAGGAGACCGCGCCGAAGTGCTGCTCGATTTCTGA